Proteins co-encoded in one Puntigrus tetrazona isolate hp1 chromosome 20, ASM1883169v1, whole genome shotgun sequence genomic window:
- the sccpdhb gene encoding saccharopine dehydrogenase b isoform X2, whose product MATLTTSSKRPYHIVVFGATGFTGQFVVEEVARTCNEGPGKTLQWAVAGRNRDRLEKTLIQAADALRKPELKCVEVIVADVDEPESLAIMCKQGIIVLNCVGPYRFYGEPVVKACIENGAHCIDICGEPQFLEGIQLNYHSKAQENGVYIIGSCGFDSIPADMGILFTRDHFKGTLTAVESFLTINTGPEGGRGHDATWQSAIFGFADSASLRRIRKKFGHKPLPAVGARIKKRGALFFSKEIEQYAIPFMGSDPSVVRRTQRYMHEEHKHSPVQYMAYVGIGGLFSVLKTLFAGVVFWFMVKFSLGRGLLTQFPEFFSFGLFSKTGPTRKQMDGTSFCLRFMGEGYTTGQDLSRGKPDATISTEITGPAVVCTLQEQLLQELP is encoded by the exons ATGGCGACGCTCACGACGTCAAGCAAAAGACCGTACCACATCGTAGTGTTCGGAGCGACCGGTTTTACCGGCCAGTTTGTAGTGGAGGAGGTGGCGCGGACGTGTAACGAGGGTCCGGGAAAGACGTTACAATGGGCTGTAGCCGGACGAAACCGCGACCGACTGGAAAAAACACTCATTCAGGCAGCTGACGCTCTGC GTAAACCAGAGCTGAAGTGTGTGGAGGTTATTGTAGCAGATGTAGACGAACCGGAGTCGTTGGCCATCATGTGCAAACAAGGAATCATTGTGCTCAACTGCGTGGGACCA TACAGATTCTATGGAGAGCCCGTGGTAAAGGCCTGCATAGAGAATGGAGCCCACTGCATTGATATCTGTGGAGAACCACAG tttttagagGGCATACAGTTGAACTACCATAGCAAAGCTCAGGAGAATGGTGTATATATCATTGGAAGCTGTGGGTTCGATTCAATACCAGCAGATATGGGCATCCTTTTTACACGGGATCACTTCAAAG GAACGCTCACTGCTGTGGAGAGCTTCCTAACAATCAACACGGGACCTGAG GGAGGACGTGGCCATGATGCAACGTGGCAGTCAGCCATCTTTGGCTTCGCTGACAGTGCCAGTCTCAGAAGAATAAGGAAGAAGTTTGGGCATAAACCTCTGCCAGCCGTTGGCGCTAGAATCAAAAAGAG GGGAGCTCTGTTCTTCAGTAAGGAGATTGAGCAGTATGCCATTCCCTTCATGGGCTCAGATCCGTCTGTGGTGCGACGGACTCAGCGCTATATGCACGAGGAACATAAACACAGCCCT GTTCAGTATATGGCATATGTAGGTATCGGTGGTCTTTTCTCCGTGCTGAAGACCCTCTTTGCAGGCGTTGTCTTCTGGTTCATGGTCAAATTTAGTCTTGGCAGGGGATTGCTTACTCAG tttcCAGAATTCTTCTCATTTGGTTTGTTCTCCAAGACCGGACCAACAAGAAAGCAG ATGGATGGAACCTCTTTCTGCCTGAGGTTCATGGGGGAGGGCTACACGACCGGTCAGGACCTTTCTCGGGGCAAGCCAGATGCCACAATCAGCACTGAAATAACAGGACCGG
- the cnstb gene encoding consortin, connexin sorting protein b isoform X2, producing the protein MEESETRKSVRWKETSRITQTEEDIITSYLTVSDENQNKLQEAEVMEAVKHDSENRSPEERSPTNIKSHNCSLDRGQLSGIMPPGPSPSLLASLQSLVEHNDHMLLPHSLHQIAEGYFLEKDYQWAVEFLHLEKLYHERLLSNLASLQEKWECQRKISVQTESNSPVNSDGSEREREHMELLNHICKTHQRPILSLQKNMDDIKLYNSPALVSKDRRSKQEQASVNSTEREDGAEDCSRPEAEQEPEEDCELNEEEEEDEEGFEEDECWYEEMQDDTAVDGQLPVDELASLIQVVERFPSDGLVSILKKRVCARETEKASLLKESTKRRVHFREPDDALDQDESARKSCLILLVLCVATVVISMGGTALYCLVGEAYSNVCADFSQNVDFYFGPVRRGVDALTQWLSSDAS; encoded by the exons ATGGAGGAGTCAGAGACGAGGAAGTCTGTAAGATGGAAAGAGACGAGCAGAATAACTCAGACTGAAGAGGACATCATTACTTCTTACCTAACAGTCTCCGATGAGAATCAGAACAAACTGCAGGAGGCAGAGGTAATGGAAGCGGTTAAACACGACTCAGAGAACAGGAGCCCCGAGGAGAGGTCTCCAACTAACATCAAGAGCCATAACTGCTCTTTAGATCGTG GTCAGCTCTCTGGAATTATGCCACCTGGACCTAGTCCTTCTCTTCTGGCCTCACTGCAGTCCCTCGTTGAACACAATGATCACATGCTACTCCCACATTCTTTACACCAG ATAGCCGAGGGCTACTTCCTCGAAAAGGACT ATCAGTGGGCAGTGGAGTTTCTTCATCTGGAGAAGCTGTATCATGAAAGACTGCTGTCTAATCTGGCCTCATTACAAGAGAAATGGG AGTGCCAGAGGAAAATCAGTGTCCAAACCGAAAGTAACTCTCCTGTGAACTCTGATggaagtgaaagagagagagagcatatgGAACTGTTGAATCATATCTGCAAAACACACCAGAG ACCTATCCTATCTTTGCAAAAG AACATGGATGACATAAAACTATACAACAGCCCAGCCCTCGTGTCaaaagacagaagatcaaaacaAGAACAAGCTTCAGTGAACTCAACCGAGAGAGAGGACGGGGCGGAGGACTGCTCACGGCCAGAAGCTGAACAGGAGCCAGAAGAGGACTGTGAATTgaatgaggaggaggaggaggacgaggaagGTTTCGAGGAAGATGAGTGCTGGTATGAGGAGATGCAGGATGACACAGCCGTAGACGGCCAGCTTCCTGTGGATGAGCTGGCCAGCCTTATTCAGGTAGTAGAG AGGTTTCCCTCAGATGGCTTAGTGTCGATTTTAAAGAAGAGAGTCTGCGCCAGGGAAACGGAGAAAGCCTCGCTGCTAAAAGAATCGACCAAACGCAGAGTCCACTTCAGAGAGCCAGACGATGCTCTCGATCAAG ATGAGTCCGCCAGAAAGTCTTGCCTCATCCTTCTCGTCTTGTGCGTGGCTACTGTGGTGATTAGCATGGGTGGGACTGCTCTTTATTGTCTCGTCGGAGAGGCGTACTCAAACGTGTGTGCCGACTTCTCGCAAAACGTGGACTTTTACTTTGGACCCGTACGAAGAGGAGTGGACGCTCTCACGCAGTGGCTCTCTTCTGATGCGTCATAG
- the sccpdhb gene encoding saccharopine dehydrogenase b isoform X1 produces the protein MATLTTSSKRPYHIVVFGATGFTGQFVVEEVARTCNEGPGKTLQWAVAGRNRDRLEKTLIQAADALRKPELKCVEVIVADVDEPESLAIMCKQGIIVLNCVGPYRFYGEPVVKACIENGAHCIDICGEPQFLEGIQLNYHSKAQENGVYIIGSCGFDSIPADMGILFTRDHFKGTLTAVESFLTINTGPEGGRGHDATWQSAIFGFADSASLRRIRKKFGHKPLPAVGARIKKRGALFFSKEIEQYAIPFMGSDPSVVRRTQRYMHEEHKHSPVQYMAYVGIGGLFSVLKTLFAGVVFWFMVKFSLGRGLLTQFPEFFSFGLFSKTGPTRKQMDGTSFCLRFMGEGYTTGQDLSRGKPDATISTEITGPEPGYIATPITMVQAAITLLNEPQCLPNNGGVYTPGTAFARTTLVDRLNKHGIQFSLKNGQQT, from the exons ATGGCGACGCTCACGACGTCAAGCAAAAGACCGTACCACATCGTAGTGTTCGGAGCGACCGGTTTTACCGGCCAGTTTGTAGTGGAGGAGGTGGCGCGGACGTGTAACGAGGGTCCGGGAAAGACGTTACAATGGGCTGTAGCCGGACGAAACCGCGACCGACTGGAAAAAACACTCATTCAGGCAGCTGACGCTCTGC GTAAACCAGAGCTGAAGTGTGTGGAGGTTATTGTAGCAGATGTAGACGAACCGGAGTCGTTGGCCATCATGTGCAAACAAGGAATCATTGTGCTCAACTGCGTGGGACCA TACAGATTCTATGGAGAGCCCGTGGTAAAGGCCTGCATAGAGAATGGAGCCCACTGCATTGATATCTGTGGAGAACCACAG tttttagagGGCATACAGTTGAACTACCATAGCAAAGCTCAGGAGAATGGTGTATATATCATTGGAAGCTGTGGGTTCGATTCAATACCAGCAGATATGGGCATCCTTTTTACACGGGATCACTTCAAAG GAACGCTCACTGCTGTGGAGAGCTTCCTAACAATCAACACGGGACCTGAG GGAGGACGTGGCCATGATGCAACGTGGCAGTCAGCCATCTTTGGCTTCGCTGACAGTGCCAGTCTCAGAAGAATAAGGAAGAAGTTTGGGCATAAACCTCTGCCAGCCGTTGGCGCTAGAATCAAAAAGAG GGGAGCTCTGTTCTTCAGTAAGGAGATTGAGCAGTATGCCATTCCCTTCATGGGCTCAGATCCGTCTGTGGTGCGACGGACTCAGCGCTATATGCACGAGGAACATAAACACAGCCCT GTTCAGTATATGGCATATGTAGGTATCGGTGGTCTTTTCTCCGTGCTGAAGACCCTCTTTGCAGGCGTTGTCTTCTGGTTCATGGTCAAATTTAGTCTTGGCAGGGGATTGCTTACTCAG tttcCAGAATTCTTCTCATTTGGTTTGTTCTCCAAGACCGGACCAACAAGAAAGCAG ATGGATGGAACCTCTTTCTGCCTGAGGTTCATGGGGGAGGGCTACACGACCGGTCAGGACCTTTCTCGGGGCAAGCCAGATGCCACAATCAGCACTGAAATAACAGGACCGG agccaggatacattgcAACACCGATTACCATGGTGCAGGCAGCTATTACGCTGCTTAACGAACCTCAGTGTCTCCCTAACAA
- the cnstb gene encoding consortin, connexin sorting protein b isoform X1 has product MPRVHASTDADRVNIDTQTKLMEESETRKSVRWKETSRITQTEEDIITSYLTVSDENQNKLQEAEVMEAVKHDSENRSPEERSPTNIKSHNCSLDRGQLSGIMPPGPSPSLLASLQSLVEHNDHMLLPHSLHQIAEGYFLEKDYQWAVEFLHLEKLYHERLLSNLASLQEKWECQRKISVQTESNSPVNSDGSEREREHMELLNHICKTHQRPILSLQKNMDDIKLYNSPALVSKDRRSKQEQASVNSTEREDGAEDCSRPEAEQEPEEDCELNEEEEEDEEGFEEDECWYEEMQDDTAVDGQLPVDELASLIQVVERFPSDGLVSILKKRVCARETEKASLLKESTKRRVHFREPDDALDQDESARKSCLILLVLCVATVVISMGGTALYCLVGEAYSNVCADFSQNVDFYFGPVRRGVDALTQWLSSDAS; this is encoded by the exons ATGCCGCGCGTGCACGCGTCTACAGATGCGGACCGCGTTAACATCGATACGCAAACTAAAC TTATGGAGGAGTCAGAGACGAGGAAGTCTGTAAGATGGAAAGAGACGAGCAGAATAACTCAGACTGAAGAGGACATCATTACTTCTTACCTAACAGTCTCCGATGAGAATCAGAACAAACTGCAGGAGGCAGAGGTAATGGAAGCGGTTAAACACGACTCAGAGAACAGGAGCCCCGAGGAGAGGTCTCCAACTAACATCAAGAGCCATAACTGCTCTTTAGATCGTG GTCAGCTCTCTGGAATTATGCCACCTGGACCTAGTCCTTCTCTTCTGGCCTCACTGCAGTCCCTCGTTGAACACAATGATCACATGCTACTCCCACATTCTTTACACCAG ATAGCCGAGGGCTACTTCCTCGAAAAGGACT ATCAGTGGGCAGTGGAGTTTCTTCATCTGGAGAAGCTGTATCATGAAAGACTGCTGTCTAATCTGGCCTCATTACAAGAGAAATGGG AGTGCCAGAGGAAAATCAGTGTCCAAACCGAAAGTAACTCTCCTGTGAACTCTGATggaagtgaaagagagagagagcatatgGAACTGTTGAATCATATCTGCAAAACACACCAGAG ACCTATCCTATCTTTGCAAAAG AACATGGATGACATAAAACTATACAACAGCCCAGCCCTCGTGTCaaaagacagaagatcaaaacaAGAACAAGCTTCAGTGAACTCAACCGAGAGAGAGGACGGGGCGGAGGACTGCTCACGGCCAGAAGCTGAACAGGAGCCAGAAGAGGACTGTGAATTgaatgaggaggaggaggaggacgaggaagGTTTCGAGGAAGATGAGTGCTGGTATGAGGAGATGCAGGATGACACAGCCGTAGACGGCCAGCTTCCTGTGGATGAGCTGGCCAGCCTTATTCAGGTAGTAGAG AGGTTTCCCTCAGATGGCTTAGTGTCGATTTTAAAGAAGAGAGTCTGCGCCAGGGAAACGGAGAAAGCCTCGCTGCTAAAAGAATCGACCAAACGCAGAGTCCACTTCAGAGAGCCAGACGATGCTCTCGATCAAG ATGAGTCCGCCAGAAAGTCTTGCCTCATCCTTCTCGTCTTGTGCGTGGCTACTGTGGTGATTAGCATGGGTGGGACTGCTCTTTATTGTCTCGTCGGAGAGGCGTACTCAAACGTGTGTGCCGACTTCTCGCAAAACGTGGACTTTTACTTTGGACCCGTACGAAGAGGAGTGGACGCTCTCACGCAGTGGCTCTCTTCTGATGCGTCATAG